From the Capnocytophaga sp. oral taxon 878 genome, the window GCCAATGGTAGCCTCTTTTTAATTGTTAACTTTTAATTTTTTACTATGGTTTCTATTGAAATTCAATTACAAACTTTGCCTATAAATGCTGGTGTGTATCAGTTTTATGATGCTGATGATAAACTTATTTATGTAGGGAAGGCTGTGAATCTTAAAAAGAGAGTTTCTTCATACTTTCAAAAAGAACATGATAATGCTAAAACACGTGTTTTAGTAAGAAAGATTATGCGTATTGAACATATAGTGGTAGCAACAGAAAGTGATGCCTTACTATTAGAAAACAATCTTATTAAAAAGTATCAACCTCGTTATAATATACTATTAAAAGATGATAAGAGCTATCCGTGGATATGTGTTAAAAAAGAACGTTTTCCACGAGTCTTCTTAACTAGACGTATGATAAAAGATGGTTCTCTGTACTTTGGCCCATATACAAGTATGAGAACAGTCCATACATTATTAGATCTTTTTAAGGAGCTTTTTCCTTTACGCACATGTAGTTATGATCTTTCATTTCAAAATGTGCAAAATCATAAGTTCAAAGTGTGCTTGGAATATCATTTAAAAAATTGTAAAGGACCTTGTGAAGACTTTCAAACAGAGGAAGACTATAATGAGAATATTAAACAAATAGTAGAGATATTAAAAGGCAACTTTAAAGAGACCGTAAGACGTTTTAAAGATAAAATGTTAGCTCTTGCTGGAGAATTGCGATTTGAGGAAGCTCAAATAGTAAAAGAAAAATTAGAAGTATTGGAAAAATATCAAGCAAAATCATCTATTGTGAGTAGTAAGATTAACAATGTAGATGTCTTCTCTATTGTGTCAGATGAGGAGTATGCTTATGTGAACTTCCTGCAAGTAGCTTATGGAGCTATTGTTAGGGCTCATACTATTGAAATTAAAAAGAAATTAGAAGAAACCGACCGTGAACTGCTGGAATATGCCATTGTTGATATTAGGGAAAGATTTTTTTCTACTTCTAAAGAAATTATAGTACCTTTTGAAGTAACTCTTGCTGAAAATCTTTTGATGACAATTCCTAAATTGGGTGAAAAGAAACAGTTATTAGAACTATCAGAACGAAATGCAAAACATTTTAGGCAAGATAGGTTCAAGCAGGAAAAAATATTAGATCCTGAACGACATACCAACCGTATTCTTACCCAAATGCAACGTGATTTGCACTTGTCAGTGCCACCAGTGCATATTGAGTGTTTTGATAATTCAAATATTCAGGGCACTAATCCCGTATCAGCATGTGTAGTATTCAAAAATGCTAAGCCAAGCAAGAAAGATTACAGACATTTTAATGTGAAAACTGTAGAGGGGCCTAATGATTTTGCTTCAATGGAGGAAGCTGTTTTTAGGCGTTACCGTCGCTTGTTAGATGAAGGACAGCCTCTACCACAACTTATTGTTATTGATGGGGGTAAAGGGCAACTCTCATCAGCACTAAAAGCGTTGGAACAGCTACAACTCAGAGGCAAAATAGCTATCATCAGTATTGCAGAGCGCTTGGAAGAAATCTATTTTCCTGAAGATAGCATCCCTCTTTATTTAGATAAACGTTCCGAAACATTACGTATTATACAGCAGTTACGTGATGAAGCGCACCGCTTTGGAATTACCTTCCACCGCCAAAAACGCAGTAAGAGTGCCATAGTATCGGAACTTGATGGAGTTGAAGGTATTGGAGCCAAAACTAAAGAAACGCTATTACAGCATTTTAAGTCAGTAAAACGCATTCGTGAAGCCTCAGAAGATGAATTAGTAAAAGCTGTAGGTTTTAGAGGGAAAAAAGTATATGAATATTTTTCTTTACTCAAAAAATAGCAATTATCAACTAACAAAAAAGGCTGCTCAATCAATGTTGAGCAGCCTTTTTTGTATCTTATTTTTTCCTTATATATGTTTCAAAACTAAAAGCATACAGGTGTTTCTCATCCTTAGGATGAAGTAGACTATTGGTTAATTGCCATTCCAAAGATGATATTTCTGGAAAAAATACATCTGCCTGCTCAAAAGAGTGGTGCACACGTGTAAGTTCTATTTTATCAGCCAAAGGCATTGCTTGTGCATAAATCTCACCACCTCCTATAATATAAGGGTTTTGGTCAGTTCTTAGCGCAAGGTCAATAGCAGCATTAAGGGTACTCACTACCGCTACCTCTTCAGTCGCAGGGTAGTTCATTTGCCGCGTGATTACGATATGTTTTCGGTGTGGCAAAGGCTTAGGAAAGGTCTCAAAAGTCTTCCGTCCCATAATGATGCAATGTCCCGTAGTAAGGGCTTTAAAATGCTTAAAATCATCAGGGAGGTGCCATAAAAGACTACTACCTTTCCCTATGGCATTATCCGTAGCAGCAGCAGCTATAAGGGTCAGCATAGTAAAGGTTTAGGCGTTAGTGGTTATCTCAGCCGAGGTTAAATCTTTCTTGGCTTGTTCTTTTTGTAACTGAAATTCTTTTTCTACTGCCGCTTCCATTTTGATGAGGCGTTGTTGTTGTATTTGAATCAACCTTTGGCGTTGTTTCTCTTGCCATTCTTTCCCCAAAAACCTATCAAATACAAAAACATTCATAGCGTGACAGCACCATAAAAACAGCCATAATAAGCTAGCCCACAAGTACCAATCATATTGCGGGGCAAAGTTCAGTAATTTGTTAGCTACATAAAAGAAAATGCATCCTAAAACAAATACACAAAAGTGAATATATAGCAATCGCTTGCGTCTTAGATATGTTTCAGCAGTCTTGAATAGTTGGTATTGTTCTTGTGATAATTGAGTATTTTCCATTTCTAATAGGTTTTATGGCGGCAAAGGTATAAAATAATTTCCAATTAGCAATTAACAGCCAATAATTAATTAAGCAACTATTTCCCTCCCCCAAAACTCTCATCTCTTTCCTATTACCCAAAAATGAAGAATCTTCACCCTTTTCTCATTTTTATTGCCAATATCTCAAAAACACCCTCCCTCATACTCTTACCTCTTATCTTTTACTTCTTGCCTGATAATCAGCTCATTCTTCCATCATCATCCCCCCAAGCACCCTATAGCTATACCCTAAGATGAACGAACCTATAACGAACTATAAACGAACTGTAAACGAAGGATAAACATTACCTCCCTGATTATCAACCCTTTCAACCCCCAACCCTTTCTTTGCCAAATTCGCAACAAAATCCACAAAACATTACATTTTTCTCATCTCCCTTACCCTCCTATTTCTCCCCTTCACACTTCCCTCTATAAAAAAATGTTAATTATTTATTGCCAGTTTAGAAAAAGTTCGTACTTTTGCCGCCGTCTCATAAGGGGTGCTGTAAAAAGCTGAGATTATACCCATAGAACTTGAGCGGGTAATGCCGCAAAAGGATTGAAACTAAGCATTGGCTTGTTTTTGCTTTTGGGTAGCAAGAACAGGCTATTTTTTTTTAGTAACCACACCAAATAATCACCTCTTTTATTTGTGAAAAAACATTTTATCTAATGAAAAATGTACTTCTGTACACTACGCTATGCCTCACAACTGGAGCCGTAGCGCAACAACTTCAATCACCTGCCGATACCACCAAAACCATTCAGCTAGACGAGGTACTCGTTTCGGCAGTAAGGGCAACCAACAAAGTCCCTATTACTTTCTCCAACCTCTCAAAGGAAGAAATCAAAAAAAAGAACTTCGGGCAGCAAATACCACTCCTGCTCAACCTCTTGCCCAACGTAGTTTCATACTCCGAAGATGGCTCCGGTTTCGGCAATACCGCAATGTACATACGCGGCTCCGATACCTATCGTACCAACGTAACCATCAATGGCGTACCTATTAACGACAGCGAGTCGCAAGGCGTCTTCTGGTACAACCTGTCCGATTTAGCAGCATCTGCCCAAAGTATCCAGCTCCAAAGAGGCGTAGGTACCTCCTCCAATGGCGCAGGAGCCTTCGGCGCAAGCATCAACGTCCTTACCGATGCCATCCAAGAGCGCCCTATGGGTGAAATAGCCAACTTCTACGGCAGCTATAACACCCACAAGCACAGCATTAGGCTCTCTACAGGCAAAATCAATGACCGTTTTGAACTCAGCGGCCGCTTCTCAGTTATCAAAAGCGATGGCTACCGTGATAGAGCCTCTTCCGATCTCAAATCCTACTTCCTACAAGGCACCTACAATTATGAAGGTACCCTTATCAAAGCACTCGTTTTTGGCGGAAAAGAACACACCTACCTCACTTATTTAGGCTTAGATAAAGCCACCCTAGAAAATAACAGACGCTACAACCCCGCAGGTGAGTACACCGACAGAAACGGTAACAAACGCTTCTATGATAACCAAACAGATAACTACCAGCAAGACCACGCACAATTACACTGGTCACAACACTGGAGCCCCGAGTGGAAAACTCAGCT encodes:
- a CDS encoding dihydrofolate reductase, with translation MLTLIAAAATDNAIGKGSSLLWHLPDDFKHFKALTTGHCIIMGRKTFETFPKPLPHRKHIVITRQMNYPATEEVAVVSTLNAAIDLALRTDQNPYIIGGGEIYAQAMPLADKIELTRVHHSFEQADVFFPEISSLEWQLTNSLLHPKDEKHLYAFSFETYIRKK
- the uvrC gene encoding excinuclease ABC subunit UvrC, producing the protein MVSIEIQLQTLPINAGVYQFYDADDKLIYVGKAVNLKKRVSSYFQKEHDNAKTRVLVRKIMRIEHIVVATESDALLLENNLIKKYQPRYNILLKDDKSYPWICVKKERFPRVFLTRRMIKDGSLYFGPYTSMRTVHTLLDLFKELFPLRTCSYDLSFQNVQNHKFKVCLEYHLKNCKGPCEDFQTEEDYNENIKQIVEILKGNFKETVRRFKDKMLALAGELRFEEAQIVKEKLEVLEKYQAKSSIVSSKINNVDVFSIVSDEEYAYVNFLQVAYGAIVRAHTIEIKKKLEETDRELLEYAIVDIRERFFSTSKEIIVPFEVTLAENLLMTIPKLGEKKQLLELSERNAKHFRQDRFKQEKILDPERHTNRILTQMQRDLHLSVPPVHIECFDNSNIQGTNPVSACVVFKNAKPSKKDYRHFNVKTVEGPNDFASMEEAVFRRYRRLLDEGQPLPQLIVIDGGKGQLSSALKALEQLQLRGKIAIISIAERLEEIYFPEDSIPLYLDKRSETLRIIQQLRDEAHRFGITFHRQKRSKSAIVSELDGVEGIGAKTKETLLQHFKSVKRIREASEDELVKAVGFRGKKVYEYFSLLKK
- a CDS encoding 2TM domain-containing protein, whose translation is MENTQLSQEQYQLFKTAETYLRRKRLLYIHFCVFVLGCIFFYVANKLLNFAPQYDWYLWASLLWLFLWCCHAMNVFVFDRFLGKEWQEKQRQRLIQIQQQRLIKMEAAVEKEFQLQKEQAKKDLTSAEITTNA